In the Prochlorococcus sp. MIT 1307 genome, one interval contains:
- the rsmH gene encoding 16S rRNA (cytosine(1402)-N(4))-methyltransferase RsmH, with translation MPHQSTNTTSRFQHLPVLAHEFLASINNLPEKMLNNGLIIDATLGGGGHCELLLEAYSNLNIIGLDQDPTARAAAAQRLALFGSRVKIIETNFADFTPPEQAIAVLADLGVSSPQLDNAERGFSFRFNGPLDMRMNPKQGITAAELIQEIEEAELANLIYKNGEERFSRKIARKIKTDLLKEGPYQGTLSLAYAIAGCYPPKLRHGKIHPATRTFQALRIAVNNELEVLDKLLIKAPDWIKAGGLLSIISFHSLEDRRVKKAFLNDERLERITKKPLRALPEEIKHNPRSRSAKYRVARRKLSCGLLT, from the coding sequence ATGCCTCACCAATCGACAAATACAACTTCTAGGTTCCAGCATCTTCCTGTACTTGCTCATGAGTTCCTGGCATCAATAAATAATTTGCCTGAAAAAATGCTTAATAACGGATTAATAATTGATGCAACTCTAGGAGGAGGGGGGCACTGTGAACTTCTCTTAGAAGCCTACTCAAATTTAAACATCATTGGCTTAGATCAGGATCCGACGGCAAGAGCTGCTGCCGCACAACGATTAGCTCTTTTTGGATCAAGGGTAAAAATCATAGAAACAAATTTCGCAGATTTCACACCTCCTGAACAAGCAATTGCTGTTTTAGCTGATCTAGGAGTAAGCAGCCCTCAACTCGATAATGCAGAAAGAGGGTTTAGTTTCCGCTTCAATGGACCATTGGATATGCGTATGAACCCAAAACAAGGGATAACAGCTGCTGAACTAATCCAAGAAATCGAGGAGGCGGAACTTGCAAACCTCATCTATAAGAATGGCGAAGAAAGGTTCTCTAGGAAAATTGCTAGAAAAATAAAAACAGACTTACTAAAGGAAGGACCCTACCAAGGGACTCTCTCTCTCGCCTATGCAATAGCCGGCTGCTACCCACCAAAATTACGTCATGGGAAAATCCACCCAGCAACTAGAACTTTTCAAGCATTACGAATAGCTGTAAATAATGAACTAGAAGTTCTTGATAAGTTACTCATTAAAGCTCCAGATTGGATTAAAGCAGGTGGTTTATTAAGCATAATTAGTTTTCACTCACTTGAAGATAGGCGTGTAAAAAAAGCATTTCTGAATGATGAGCGTTTAGAACGAATTACAAAAAAACCACTTCGAGCACTTCCTGAGGAAATAAAGCATAATCCTCGAAGCAGAAGTGCAAAATACAGGGTTGCACGACGCAAGCTTTCATGCGGTCTATTAACATAA
- a CDS encoding cysteine desulfurase family protein codes for MQLVNSRVINQQIPLDFDFQATTPCELEVIDAMAPYWSELCGNASNRQNRAGLYASASLSLAREQLASFLKIEPERLIFTSGATEANNLALLGHARAKALELGKPGHVITVSTEHNSVIDPIRQLQREGFRLTVINPLPDGLVPIEQFVESFQHDTILVSVMMANNEIGVLQPLAELSKLCSERDVSFHSDAAQAFGQFTFDLNELNIDFLTLSGHKIYGPKGIGALVIRKGVLITPLQWGGGQEQGIRAGTVPIPLVIGLAKAAELAFKDLNSRKNRLEKLRNKLWDGLRERVPDLIINGSLKYRLSHNLNFTVPGVQGHHLHRALQPLLICSSGSACNNGATSHVLKAIGRSKEESDASLRLSIGRHTTLSQVEKAIDLISKVIIDLR; via the coding sequence ATGCAGTTAGTTAATTCTCGCGTGATAAATCAACAAATTCCTCTTGATTTTGATTTTCAGGCCACTACTCCCTGTGAGCTTGAGGTAATAGATGCAATGGCGCCTTATTGGTCAGAGCTTTGCGGCAATGCTTCGAACCGTCAGAACAGAGCTGGCTTATATGCCTCTGCATCGTTGAGTTTAGCGAGAGAACAACTGGCTTCATTCCTGAAGATTGAACCTGAGAGATTGATCTTTACAAGCGGTGCAACTGAAGCAAATAATTTAGCTCTCCTTGGTCATGCGCGTGCAAAGGCTTTAGAGCTTGGTAAGCCAGGGCATGTGATCACTGTTTCTACTGAACACAATTCAGTGATAGATCCTATTAGGCAACTACAAAGAGAGGGCTTTCGTCTGACAGTAATAAACCCTTTACCTGATGGGCTAGTTCCCATTGAACAGTTTGTTGAGTCGTTTCAACATGACACTATTTTGGTAAGTGTAATGATGGCAAATAATGAAATAGGTGTCTTGCAACCTCTTGCAGAGTTATCAAAATTGTGTAGTGAAAGAGATGTGAGTTTTCATAGTGATGCTGCTCAAGCATTTGGCCAATTTACTTTCGACTTAAATGAGCTAAATATAGATTTTTTGACTTTGAGTGGGCATAAGATCTATGGGCCTAAAGGAATTGGAGCTTTGGTGATTCGCAAAGGTGTTCTCATCACTCCTTTACAATGGGGGGGTGGACAAGAGCAAGGAATTAGGGCAGGAACTGTTCCAATTCCCCTGGTAATTGGCCTTGCAAAAGCAGCAGAATTAGCCTTTAAAGATTTAAATAGTCGTAAGAATAGACTGGAAAAGCTACGTAATAAACTTTGGGATGGTTTAAGAGAAAGAGTTCCAGATTTAATCATTAATGGTTCTCTTAAGTATAGGTTATCTCATAATCTGAATTTTACTGTTCCAGGTGTTCAAGGGCATCATTTACATCGCGCTTTACAACCACTCTTGATTTGTAGTAGTGGATCTGCTTGTAATAATGGAGCAACATCGCATGTCTTAAAAGCAATTGGAAGGTCAAAGGAAGAGTCGGATGCTTCTCTTAGGCTGAGCATTGGTAGACATACCACACTTAGTCAAGTAGAAAAAGCTATTGATTTAATTTCAAAAGTGATTATTGATCTTAGGTAG
- a CDS encoding response regulator transcription factor — MIETQPSNNEAVKQPRLLLVDDEPGLRTAVQAYLQDEGFDVTTAVDGEEGWQKSQQLFPDLVISDVMMPRCDGYELLKRLREDERLGGTPVIFLTAKGMTVDRTQGYLAGVDDYISKPFDPDELIARVRNVVNRQERLLAEAARFANADVGQMARQITEIRSMLTHGEPAPSRDITLPNFTPREASVLQLVAEGLMNKEIARKLETSIRNVEKYVSRLFIKTETSSRTELVRYALENHLVT; from the coding sequence ATGATTGAAACTCAACCTTCTAATAATGAAGCGGTAAAGCAGCCTCGACTGCTACTAGTTGACGATGAACCAGGACTTCGAACAGCAGTGCAAGCATATCTTCAGGATGAAGGGTTTGACGTCACAACCGCTGTAGATGGTGAAGAAGGCTGGCAAAAATCTCAACAATTATTTCCTGATTTGGTCATTAGTGATGTGATGATGCCACGGTGTGATGGCTATGAACTACTAAAGCGACTACGAGAAGACGAACGCCTAGGGGGAACACCAGTAATATTTCTAACTGCCAAGGGGATGACAGTTGATAGAACCCAAGGCTATTTAGCAGGTGTTGATGACTATATTTCTAAGCCATTTGACCCTGACGAATTAATTGCACGTGTGCGTAATGTAGTCAATCGCCAAGAAAGGTTACTCGCAGAAGCAGCAAGATTTGCCAATGCGGATGTTGGACAAATGGCTAGACAAATCACCGAAATACGTTCAATGCTTACACACGGCGAACCTGCACCTTCAAGAGATATCACACTGCCAAACTTCACACCCAGAGAAGCAAGCGTGTTGCAACTAGTTGCAGAAGGGCTAATGAACAAAGAAATTGCCAGAAAGCTAGAAACGTCTATTAGAAATGTAGAAAAATATGTAAGTCGGCTTTTTATTAAAACAGAAACATCAAGTCGAACTGAATTAGTGAGGTATGCGCTAGAAAATCATTTAGTAACTTAA
- a CDS encoding pseudouridine synthase translates to MTSDKYHYRSIWIPKSFNNGWKYVEKIKQKDNHTTLLELLLYKYKHSSLIDWSERIKKGEVKVNNKKAENHQILSEGDLLTWDRPPWEEAGVPASWEIIFDNNDVMVINKPAGLPTTPGGGFLKHTLTEFLHLESKIAHKDLAPKPIHRLGRYTSGLLVCARQKKTRANLCAVFRNNCFEESSFRRIYRTLAKTNSKLGIGESIQINTPIQRCAHPKLNQVWNIYKKEKNEIHQIEQSSAPLEAFSKVKLLERRSDMDLLEVTIFTGRPHQIRIHLASIGTPLIGDPLFGPSGLFSSDSTPGQGGYLLHAHKILNIPIENKIYSFKAPLPKELWIGNCNLTSSLR, encoded by the coding sequence TTGACTTCAGATAAATATCATTATAGGTCCATATGGATTCCAAAAAGCTTCAATAATGGCTGGAAATATGTCGAGAAAATAAAACAAAAAGATAACCATACAACTCTATTGGAGCTATTACTATACAAGTATAAACATTCATCTTTAATAGATTGGTCTGAACGAATCAAGAAAGGCGAGGTTAAGGTCAACAATAAAAAGGCAGAAAATCATCAAATTCTTTCTGAAGGTGATTTATTAACTTGGGACCGTCCACCATGGGAAGAAGCTGGAGTGCCTGCTTCTTGGGAAATTATTTTTGATAACAATGATGTGATGGTAATTAACAAGCCTGCAGGGCTACCTACCACGCCAGGTGGAGGTTTCTTAAAACATACATTAACAGAGTTTCTTCACTTAGAATCTAAAATTGCACATAAGGATTTAGCACCAAAACCTATTCATAGACTAGGTCGATATACTTCAGGGTTATTAGTATGCGCAAGGCAAAAAAAAACTCGTGCAAACCTCTGTGCAGTTTTCCGAAATAATTGTTTCGAGGAAAGTTCTTTCCGCAGAATCTATCGAACACTGGCCAAAACAAACTCTAAGCTGGGAATAGGTGAGTCTATTCAGATAAACACTCCAATACAAAGATGCGCCCACCCTAAACTCAACCAAGTTTGGAATATCTACAAAAAAGAAAAAAACGAGATTCACCAAATTGAGCAAAGCTCTGCCCCTCTAGAAGCTTTCTCTAAGGTGAAATTACTTGAAAGGCGAAGCGACATGGATCTCTTAGAAGTAACTATATTTACAGGACGTCCTCATCAAATACGCATTCATCTAGCCTCTATTGGAACACCACTAATCGGAGATCCTTTGTTTGGACCATCTGGACTCTTTTCAAGCGACTCAACTCCGGGGCAGGGAGGGTACTTATTACACGCACACAAGATCCTAAATATACCCATAGAAAATAAAATATATTCTTTTAAGGCACCATTACCAAAAGAACTTTGGATAGGAAATTGCAATCTAACAAGCAGCTTAAGGTGA
- the bchM gene encoding magnesium protoporphyrin IX methyltransferase: MSTEKFEQLKQAEKSAVETYFNGMGFDRWNRIYSESADVNKVQRNIRIGHQKTVDDVLGWLKDSGGISQISFCDAGCGVGSLCLPLAAMGAGSISASDISQAMVEETKRRSKLLDLDLSKLTFTTSDLESVQGSFHTVICLDVFIHYPQQQAEEMVRHLCSLSQERLIVSFAPFTPLLALLKRIGQFFPGPSKTTRAYTLREDGIVRAAKECGFKLTKSKLNKAPFYFSKLIEFKRI, encoded by the coding sequence ATGTCTACTGAAAAATTTGAGCAACTAAAGCAAGCCGAGAAATCTGCAGTTGAAACCTACTTCAATGGAATGGGCTTTGACCGCTGGAACCGTATTTATAGCGAAAGTGCTGATGTCAATAAAGTTCAACGAAATATACGCATAGGTCATCAGAAGACAGTTGACGATGTGCTTGGTTGGTTGAAGGATTCTGGAGGTATTAGCCAGATCAGTTTTTGTGATGCTGGCTGCGGTGTCGGTAGTCTTTGTCTTCCTTTGGCTGCTATGGGTGCAGGATCAATTTCTGCTAGCGATATATCTCAGGCAATGGTGGAAGAAACTAAGCGACGTTCAAAATTATTAGACCTTGATCTCAGTAAATTAACGTTCACAACTTCAGACTTAGAGAGTGTTCAGGGCTCATTTCATACTGTTATTTGTCTTGATGTGTTTATTCATTATCCGCAACAGCAAGCGGAAGAAATGGTGCGACATCTTTGTAGCTTATCGCAAGAAAGATTGATTGTTAGTTTTGCCCCTTTTACGCCTCTGCTTGCATTATTAAAACGAATTGGTCAGTTTTTTCCAGGACCAAGTAAGACTACTCGTGCATACACTCTTCGTGAAGATGGCATAGTAAGAGCTGCAAAAGAATGTGGCTTTAAACTAACTAAGAGTAAATTAAATAAAGCTCCTTTTTATTTTTCAAAATTAATTGAGTTTAAAAGAATTTGA
- a CDS encoding N-acetylglucosamine-6-phosphate deacetylase → MRRITHVRLPEPLGNCEGNLWWVLLDEQDIVLSIHPMERGSSMAGAHWGGDWLSPMGIDLQMNGGLGLAFPELTDQDLPILLDLLDKLWLDGVEAICPTFISGELAAFHLGLDVLRKARKLNSSNRCKLLGAHLEGPFLAQERCGAHSREFLSSPSLSALHQLIGGREDEIDLVTLAPELDGSLEVITRLKNLGVIVCLGHSSANEKICRFAFDQGVSMLTHGFNAMPGLGHRAPGPIGEAINHGGIAIGLIADGAHIHPSIAVLLQRVASKQVVLVSDAIAPYGLQDGNYTWDKRSIISEKGCCRLENGTLAGSTVPLLKACQNLARWSGEASSAIWSATIAPRLVLAKTDKSNDYLIGQPLKHLLRWTMNVEQDELSWQRAA, encoded by the coding sequence ATGCGTCGGATTACTCATGTCCGCTTGCCAGAGCCACTTGGCAATTGTGAAGGAAACTTGTGGTGGGTTCTCTTGGATGAGCAGGACATTGTGCTCTCAATTCACCCAATGGAACGAGGTTCTTCTATGGCTGGCGCTCACTGGGGAGGAGATTGGCTTAGTCCTATGGGGATAGACCTTCAAATGAATGGAGGTTTGGGATTGGCTTTCCCTGAGCTTACTGATCAAGACCTCCCAATTCTTTTGGACCTATTGGATAAGCTTTGGCTTGATGGTGTGGAGGCGATTTGTCCCACATTTATTAGCGGTGAACTCGCTGCATTTCATTTAGGTTTAGATGTACTTCGCAAAGCAAGGAAACTAAATTCTTCTAATAGATGCAAACTGCTTGGGGCCCATCTTGAAGGCCCATTTTTGGCACAAGAACGATGTGGTGCCCACTCTCGTGAGTTCTTATCTTCTCCCAGTCTGTCAGCTTTACACCAACTTATTGGCGGCAGAGAAGACGAGATTGATCTCGTCACATTGGCTCCAGAATTAGATGGTTCTTTAGAGGTGATAACCAGACTGAAGAATTTAGGAGTGATTGTTTGTCTAGGCCATTCTTCTGCTAATGAAAAAATTTGCCGCTTTGCATTTGATCAGGGTGTCAGCATGCTGACTCACGGTTTTAATGCCATGCCTGGATTAGGGCATAGGGCTCCTGGCCCCATAGGAGAAGCAATTAATCATGGGGGGATTGCTATTGGTTTAATAGCTGATGGAGCTCATATTCATCCAAGTATTGCTGTTCTTCTCCAAAGGGTGGCTTCCAAACAAGTGGTTTTAGTAAGCGATGCTATTGCTCCGTATGGACTGCAAGATGGGAATTACACATGGGACAAACGCTCAATTATTTCAGAAAAAGGTTGTTGCAGACTTGAGAATGGCACTCTGGCAGGTTCGACTGTTCCCTTGTTAAAGGCATGTCAAAATCTCGCTAGATGGAGTGGAGAGGCTTCTTCTGCAATTTGGTCTGCAACTATTGCGCCACGTTTGGTTTTAGCTAAAACTGATAAATCAAATGACTATTTGATTGGCCAGCCTTTGAAGCACTTGCTGCGATGGACAATGAACGTTGAACAAGATGAGCTGTCTTGGCAGCGAGCTGCTTAA
- the purE gene encoding 5-(carboxyamino)imidazole ribonucleotide mutase codes for MNSASGQLSSAKAELPTQVAVVMGSDSDLETLKPAIEVLTHFGLNAEVRILSAHRTPLEMMKFAQEAEKNGLKVIIAGAGGAAHLPGMIASLTTIPVIGVPVKSQSLSGVDSMYSILQMPGGIPVATVAIGGGLNAGLLAAQILGTFNSKINKQVAQYRQSMHNQVVSKDKKIQALGAIEYLSQK; via the coding sequence ATGAACTCTGCGAGTGGACAATTGTCTTCAGCTAAAGCTGAACTTCCAACACAAGTTGCAGTTGTCATGGGGAGTGACTCTGATCTCGAGACACTAAAACCAGCCATTGAAGTCTTAACCCACTTTGGCCTAAACGCTGAAGTACGCATTCTGTCGGCACATAGAACGCCTCTAGAAATGATGAAATTTGCTCAAGAAGCAGAAAAAAATGGTCTAAAAGTAATCATTGCAGGAGCTGGAGGTGCAGCACACTTACCTGGAATGATTGCATCCCTTACAACAATTCCAGTCATAGGTGTTCCAGTTAAAAGCCAATCTCTTTCTGGAGTGGACTCGATGTATTCAATCTTACAGATGCCAGGTGGAATTCCAGTAGCAACAGTAGCCATAGGGGGTGGTCTAAATGCAGGTCTTTTAGCTGCACAAATTTTGGGAACTTTTAACTCCAAAATCAATAAACAAGTGGCTCAATACAGACAATCAATGCATAATCAAGTAGTCTCAAAAGACAAAAAAATCCAAGCTTTAGGTGCAATAGAATATTTATCTCAAAAGTAA
- the cysC gene encoding adenylyl-sulfate kinase encodes MVEPLAGAITPKATNIVWHQASVDRDAIAQKRGHSSAILWFTGLSGSGKSTLANAVNMALFEMGVSTYVLDGDNIRHGLCKDLGFSNLDREENIRRIGEVSKLFLDAGIIVLTAFVSPFRLDRDKARSLVNDGDFLEIFCAADLKTCEQRDTKGLYAKARAGEIKDFTGISSPYEEPESPELRIDTGIQDLERCVETVISKLVGLKIIDRVRVKN; translated from the coding sequence ATGGTCGAACCATTAGCAGGAGCAATAACCCCAAAAGCCACCAACATTGTTTGGCACCAAGCATCTGTAGATAGAGATGCAATTGCTCAAAAAAGAGGACATAGCAGTGCAATTCTTTGGTTTACCGGTTTGTCTGGTTCTGGAAAAAGTACGTTGGCAAATGCTGTGAATATGGCTCTGTTTGAGATGGGGGTGTCTACTTATGTCCTTGATGGTGACAACATTCGTCATGGTCTCTGTAAAGACTTGGGATTTTCGAATCTTGATCGAGAGGAGAATATTCGTCGTATAGGAGAGGTGTCCAAACTTTTTCTTGATGCAGGCATTATTGTTTTAACTGCATTTGTATCTCCATTTCGCTTAGATAGAGACAAAGCTAGATCCTTAGTGAATGATGGAGACTTCTTAGAAATTTTTTGTGCGGCAGATCTCAAAACTTGTGAACAAAGAGATACCAAAGGTCTTTATGCAAAGGCAAGAGCAGGCGAGATTAAGGATTTCACAGGAATATCAAGTCCATATGAAGAACCAGAATCCCCAGAATTGAGAATTGATACTGGTATTCAGGATTTGGAGAGATGTGTTGAAACTGTTATTAGTAAATTGGTGGGGTTAAAGATAATTGATAGAGTAAGAGTCAAGAATTAG
- a CDS encoding translation initiation factor — MPKGSWLEFNDPSTSKMQRSQSIADKAERHVRVQRLRGGKGGKTVTVISGLELDSIAAKSLLKRLKTRCGTGGTLKADALELQGDQVSDALELLRQEGYRPKKSGG, encoded by the coding sequence ATGCCTAAAGGAAGTTGGCTTGAATTTAATGATCCTTCAACATCAAAAATGCAAAGATCTCAATCGATTGCAGACAAAGCGGAACGTCACGTGCGAGTTCAGAGATTAAGAGGTGGTAAAGGTGGGAAGACCGTAACTGTAATTAGTGGGCTTGAGCTCGATTCAATAGCAGCCAAGTCTCTTTTAAAGAGGTTGAAAACCCGTTGTGGAACTGGAGGGACCTTAAAAGCAGATGCTCTTGAGCTACAAGGTGACCAGGTTTCAGATGCTTTAGAGCTTTTGAGGCAAGAGGGGTATAGGCCCAAAAAATCTGGTGGATAA
- the trpB gene encoding tryptophan synthase subunit beta, which yields MTSTLSSQPKDVDLTVNARPTSLGRFGRYGGQYVPETLMPALSELEQAATKAWKDKAFTRELNHLLRSYVGRATPLYEATRLTKHYCRSDGGPRIWLKREDLNHTGAHKINNALGQALLALRMGKKRIIAETGAGQHGVATATVCARFGLQCVIYMGEEDMRRQSLNVFRMKLLGAQVEPVSAGTATLKDATSEAIRDWVTNVETTHYILGSVAGPHPYPMLVRDFHAVIGQETRQQCSDAFGGLPDVLLACVGGGSNAMGLFHPFVEETSVRMIGVEAAGDGVDTGRHAATITEGRIGVLHGAMSLLLQDDDGQVKEAHSISAGLDYPGVGPEHSYLREIGRAEYAAVTDQEALNALKLVSQLEGIIPALETAHAFAWLETLCPTLKPGTEIVINCSGRGDKDVNTVAQKLGTEL from the coding sequence GTGACAAGCACGCTTTCATCTCAACCAAAAGATGTGGATTTAACAGTCAATGCACGTCCAACCTCTCTAGGCCGTTTTGGTCGGTATGGAGGTCAATATGTACCAGAAACTCTTATGCCTGCTTTGAGTGAATTAGAGCAGGCTGCTACAAAGGCATGGAAAGATAAAGCATTCACCAGAGAACTAAATCATCTGTTGCGCTCTTATGTAGGGCGCGCAACACCTCTATATGAAGCAACAAGGCTAACCAAGCATTACTGCCGCTCTGATGGTGGACCAAGAATTTGGCTTAAGCGCGAAGACCTCAATCACACAGGTGCTCACAAAATCAATAACGCATTGGGCCAAGCCCTGCTTGCTTTAAGGATGGGGAAAAAGCGAATTATTGCTGAAACAGGCGCTGGACAACATGGAGTAGCCACAGCAACTGTATGTGCAAGATTTGGCCTTCAATGTGTTATCTACATGGGTGAAGAAGACATGAGAAGACAATCACTCAATGTATTCCGAATGAAACTTCTTGGAGCACAAGTAGAACCTGTAAGTGCAGGAACAGCAACCCTAAAAGATGCGACAAGTGAAGCCATTCGTGATTGGGTTACTAACGTTGAAACAACTCACTACATTCTTGGCTCAGTCGCAGGCCCGCACCCTTATCCAATGCTGGTAAGAGATTTTCATGCAGTCATAGGCCAAGAAACACGACAACAATGTTCTGATGCTTTTGGTGGATTGCCCGATGTACTTCTCGCATGTGTAGGAGGAGGCTCTAATGCAATGGGTCTTTTTCACCCATTCGTAGAAGAAACATCTGTGAGAATGATTGGAGTAGAAGCCGCAGGTGATGGTGTAGACACTGGTCGCCATGCAGCCACTATCACTGAAGGGCGAATAGGAGTCCTACATGGAGCAATGAGCCTTCTACTCCAAGATGATGATGGACAAGTTAAAGAAGCACATTCCATAAGTGCTGGTCTTGACTACCCAGGAGTTGGCCCAGAACACAGTTATTTACGCGAAATTGGCCGAGCTGAATATGCAGCGGTCACTGATCAAGAAGCTTTAAATGCACTGAAACTAGTCAGTCAACTTGAAGGAATTATTCCTGCTCTTGAAACTGCCCATGCTTTTGCTTGGCTAGAAACACTATGCCCGACACTAAAGCCTGGTACAGAAATAGTCATCAATTGCTCTGGCCGAGGAGATAAGGATGTCAATACAGTTGCACAAAAACTTGGTACTGAGCTTTGA
- a CDS encoding HrcA family transcriptional regulator gives MESLPVRQQDVLRATVHHYVDTMEPVGSKALVRRFSLKASSSTVRSDMGALENKGLLTQPHPSAGRIPSPQGYRHYVNWLLPPPGVTVQHLESELTHMSLRLAALDDLLWQLAKRLTDFTGLMSLITRPVRKQKMLEEVRLVQSGERLLVMLVESSNHATHLNVRLPFEAIGELEAMEIWIRKQLAQSDKGSLDWSALPPQLHMSGTIVREAIQSHRYSLSNVETGALFHGMSRLVAQPEFSQSNSLRPLLELMDSHPAAVVPMDDSRLDGVWIGAEHPHKALVDCAVVQATYKSSNEGVGHVALVGPMRMAYATAMAAVRSVADHLARVLS, from the coding sequence TTGGAGTCTCTCCCCGTAAGACAACAAGACGTTCTTCGAGCCACGGTGCATCATTACGTGGACACAATGGAACCTGTTGGTAGTAAAGCCCTGGTACGTCGCTTCAGTTTAAAAGCTAGTTCTTCGACAGTTCGATCGGATATGGGGGCTCTTGAAAACAAAGGATTACTCACACAGCCTCACCCTTCAGCAGGAAGGATTCCTAGTCCACAAGGCTATCGGCATTATGTGAATTGGCTCTTACCTCCTCCAGGAGTGACTGTGCAACATTTGGAAAGTGAATTGACGCATATGAGTCTTCGACTAGCTGCATTGGATGATCTCTTATGGCAATTGGCTAAACGTCTTACTGATTTTACAGGTTTGATGAGTTTGATTACTAGACCTGTTCGAAAGCAAAAAATGTTGGAGGAGGTTCGTTTGGTGCAAAGCGGAGAAAGACTTTTAGTCATGCTTGTAGAAAGTTCTAATCATGCAACTCACTTGAATGTTCGTCTCCCTTTTGAGGCCATAGGTGAGCTTGAAGCAATGGAAATTTGGATTCGTAAGCAACTGGCTCAATCAGACAAGGGAAGCTTGGATTGGTCAGCTTTGCCTCCTCAGCTTCATATGAGTGGAACAATTGTAAGAGAGGCAATTCAGAGTCATAGGTACTCTCTCTCAAATGTAGAGACTGGTGCGTTATTTCATGGAATGTCTCGATTAGTGGCTCAACCTGAATTTAGCCAAAGCAATAGTTTGCGACCTCTTTTAGAACTAATGGATAGTCACCCAGCCGCAGTTGTACCTATGGATGACTCACGTTTGGATGGTGTTTGGATTGGGGCCGAACACCCTCATAAGGCTTTGGTTGATTGTGCCGTGGTTCAAGCGACATATAAAAGTTCTAATGAGGGTGTTGGTCATGTTGCTTTAGTTGGCCCAATGCGTATGGCTTATGCAACAGCAATGGCCGCTGTGCGAAGTGTCGCAGATCACCTCGCTCGAGTTTTGAGTTAG
- a CDS encoding rhodanese-like domain-containing protein: protein MVQHVPKNLAPQKLHSWLNTNASNLVLVDVREDEELVLAPFPSQVIHLPLSKASVWVQELPERLGKTQPVVVICHSGVRSWNFATWLLEQGWGNEVWNLEGGIDAWSVNVDPNVPRY from the coding sequence ATGGTTCAGCACGTTCCCAAGAATCTTGCTCCTCAAAAGCTACATAGTTGGCTAAATACAAACGCTTCTAATTTGGTGTTGGTAGATGTTCGGGAGGATGAAGAATTAGTTTTGGCTCCTTTCCCTTCTCAAGTGATTCATTTGCCTTTAAGTAAAGCGTCTGTATGGGTTCAAGAATTACCTGAGAGACTAGGAAAAACTCAACCAGTGGTGGTGATATGTCATTCAGGTGTGCGTAGTTGGAATTTTGCAACTTGGCTGTTAGAGCAAGGATGGGGAAACGAAGTTTGGAATCTTGAAGGGGGGATAGATGCCTGGAGCGTAAATGTTGATCCCAATGTTCCTCGTTATTGA